The Kitasatospora albolonga nucleotide sequence GATCCATACCGGCGACGCTAGGCGGGATACCCGACAGCTTCTGTCGCCTTTTCCCGTGGACCTTCTACGGATCTTCCACGGGCTCTCTGTGGATCTTCCGCGGGCCTTCTGCCGACCTTCCGTCGCCCCTCACCGCCCCGCCCGTACCTCCTCCGGCGTCGTGTCCCGCAGCTCCCCGTCCAGCCGCAGCCACCGGGTGACCCCGATCGACTCCAGGAACGGCACGTCGTGGCTCGCCACGATCAGCGCCCCCTCGTACGCCGCCAGGGCTTCGGTGAGCCGTCGTACGCTCGCGAGGTCCAGGCTGTTCGTCGGCTCGTCCAGCAACAGCAGCCGGGGCGCCGGGTCCGCCAGCAGCAGCATCGCCAGCGCCGCCCGGAAGCGCTCCCCGCCCGACAGCGTCCCGGCCGCGTGGTCGGCGGCGCCCCCCTTGAACAGGAAGTGCGCCAGCCGGGCCCGGACGCCGTTGTCCGTCAGCCCGGGTGCCGACCGCTGCACGTTCTCCACCACCGACAGCGCCTCGTCCAGCACGTCCAGGCGCTGCGGGAGGAACCCCAGCGGCACCAGCGCCTCCACCTCGCCGGAGACCGGGGCGAGCTCACCCGCGACCGTCCGCAGCAGCGCCGTCTTGCCCGCCCCGTTGCGCCCGGTCAGCGCGATCCGCTCGGGGCCGCGCACCGCGAACTCCCCGCGCAGCGGAGGACCGTAGGGCGGCACAGGATCACGCAGGAGCAGCACCTCGCTCCCCGGATGCACCCGGGTCCTCGGCAGCGCGATGCGGATCTCCTCGTCCGCGCGGACCGCCGCCTCCGCCTCGCCGAGCCGCTCCCTGGCCTCCGCCAGCCGCTCGGTGTGCAGGATGCGGTGCTTGCCCGCCGACTCCTGGGCGGACCGCTTGCGCTGGCCCATCACCACTTTGGGCTCCCGCTTGGTGTCCCACATCTTCTGCCCGTACCGCCTGCGCCGGGCCAGCTTCATATGGGCGTCGGCCAGTTCGCGCTTCTGCCGCTGCACATCCGACTCGGCGGCCCGCACCATGCGCTGCGCCGCCTCCTGCTCGATCGCGAGCGCCTCCTCGTACGCCGACAGGTTCCCGCCGTACCAGGTGACCGAGCCCTCCCGCAGATCCGCGATCCGGTCCACCCGCTCCAGCAGCTCACGGTCGTGGCTCACCACGAGCAGCGCCCCGGTCCAGGCGTCCACGGCGTCGTACAGCCTCTTGCGGGCGACCGCGTCCAGGTTGTTCGTCGGCTCGTCCAGCAGCAGCACCCCGGGGCGGGCCAGCAGCAGCGCGGCCAGCCGCAGGAGGACGCACTCGCCACCGGACATCTCCCCGACCGTGCGGTCCAGGCCGATGTGCCCGAGGCCGAGCCCGTCCAGGAGGGCGCGGGCGCGCACCTCCACGTCCCAGTCGTCACCGATCACCGTGAAGAGCTCCTCGCGGACGTCACCCGCCTCGACGGCGTCGATCGCCGCCCGCCGCTCCGCGATGCCCAGCGCCCGGTCGACCCGCAGGGCGGTGTCCAGGGTCACGGTCTGCGGCAGATACCCCAGCCCGCCGACGGTCCTGATCTGCCCCTCCAGCGGGGCGAGTTCACCGGCGATCAGCCGCAACAGGGTGGATTTGCCGCACCCGTTGAGCCCGATCAGCCCGGTACGGCCGGGGCCCATGGCGAAGTCGAAGCCGGAGAAGACCTCGGTGCCGTCGGGCCAGGAGAAGGAGAGGGAGGCACAGCTGATGTGGGTGTCGGACGCTGACATACGGGTCTCCCGTGTACGTCGGAGGAGAGGGTGAGGGGACGGCTGAGAGGCTGAGATCGCACACGGGCGCCTTCGGCCACGACGGGGCGTGGCGGCGCCGCACGGTGCGGGGGGCCTCAGATCAGCAACGTCCTTCTCCGATCCGACGACTACAGGGAC carries:
- a CDS encoding ABC transporter, translated to MSASDTHISCASLSFSWPDGTEVFSGFDFAMGPGRTGLIGLNGCGKSTLLRLIAGELAPLEGQIRTVGGLGYLPQTVTLDTALRVDRALGIAERRAAIDAVEAGDVREELFTVIGDDWDVEVRARALLDGLGLGHIGLDRTVGEMSGGECVLLRLAALLLARPGVLLLDEPTNNLDAVARKRLYDAVDAWTGALLVVSHDRELLERVDRIADLREGSVTWYGGNLSAYEEALAIEQEAAQRMVRAAESDVQRQKRELADAHMKLARRRRYGQKMWDTKREPKVVMGQRKRSAQESAGKHRILHTERLAEARERLGEAEAAVRADEEIRIALPRTRVHPGSEVLLLRDPVPPYGPPLRGEFAVRGPERIALTGRNGAGKTALLRTVAGELAPVSGEVEALVPLGFLPQRLDVLDEALSVVENVQRSAPGLTDNGVRARLAHFLFKGGAADHAAGTLSGGERFRAALAMLLLADPAPRLLLLDEPTNSLDLASVRRLTEALAAYEGALIVASHDVPFLESIGVTRWLRLDGELRDTTPEEVRAGR